Below is a genomic region from Planctomycetota bacterium.
AGAGGTCTTGGACCTTTTTGCTGGTGAAGGCTCCGCCGTTGTCGCTCTTGAAGACGAGAGGCGGCCCGTGTTGGAGGAAGTCGGCCTCGAGGGCGGAGGGCGGGGTAAGTAGGGACAGTCACCTATTTTGCCTCGCGGGGCGGGGACGTCCCGCCCACAAGCACAGCCCAGAGCGGCTGCGCCACGCAGAGCCCGGCGCCCTGCGCCCCACAGCCCCCGCCCGCACCGGGCCCTTCGCCCGCCTTGACATCCCCGCCCGCGCTGTGATAGCATTCGCTTGGGGAGCAGGCCGCCGAGGTGTTTGACCGTGCACAGGTTACGCCCACTGCTGGCGCTGGCCCTCGCCGGCGCGGCCCTGGCCGCCGGCAAGAGCGAGACCTTCACGTCGCACGGCGATGTCGCCTCGAAGCCCATCCTCGTGGTGCTCGATTTCGAGTCGGCCTTCGACAAGGGCGAACTGGGGCGCTTCGTGGCCGCCAACTTCCGCGCGAAGATCACCCGCTACAAGCTCTTCCAGACCATCGAGGACATGGACCGCGAGAACTTCGAGCGCCACGCGAGGTTCGTGCCCCGGTTCGACATGCCGGTCAAGGACGCGCTGGATTTCGCCGTCAACACCCTCAAGGCCGACCAGGTGATGTGGGGCAAGGTGGAGCAGGCCGAGGGCGAGCAACTGCGCATCACCACGCGCGTGGCCACCGCCGAACTCGGCCCCGAGAAGCTCCAGTACGAGAACTCCATCCTCGTGCCCAACAAGTACGCCCTCCAGGTCGGCGTGTTCAAGCAGCTCGGCGAGTTGACGGGCCGCGACGACCCGCGCTACGCCGCCCTGCCGCCCGACGCCGAGGAGCGCTGGAAGAAGGCCCCCAACCTCCTCCGGGGCGAGGGCTTCGAGACCGGCAAAGACCACCCCGACGGCTGGGAGCCGTTCGGCGTGGACTGGCAGATGAACGAGGTCCACTGGGAGAAGAACCCCGACGGCGACGGCAAGTGCATCGTCTTCCGCATGAGCGAGGCCGTGGCCGGCTTGGAGGGCGACTACTACTTCAGCGACTTCTTCGACATCGAGCCGGGCGCCACCTACCGCATCGCCTACCGCGTGAAGACGCTGGCCCCGACCTGCAAGATCTTCGTCAAGTACTACGACTGGCTGCACACCCCCAGCGAGCCCCAGGGCCAGTGGCGCGAGGTGGGCCGCACCCAGATCAACTGCCGCACCGAGAAGGGCAAGTGGGTGGCCGAACAGCGCGAGTGCCACCCCCAGGTCTACGTCACCCGCGCCCAGCGCACCTACAGGCCCAAGAAATGCCGCGTGGGCCTCTACGCCTACTGGCCGGCCGGCGTGGTGTACTGGGACGACGTGGTGTTCAAGAAGATCGCCGATGCGCCGGGCGACGTGAAGCCCATTGACGTGGGCGAGACGGGCCGCAGGCCCTTCGAGCGCAAGGAGTAACGGGGAGCCGCCCCAACCGCAATGCCTACCGCAGCCCAGATTCCCGTGCCCATCATCGAGTTCGCCGCCTTCGGCGCCGCCGCCCTGCTGGTGGCCGTGATGGCCGACATCATCCAGGGCGCCTGGCAGCGCTACGAGGCCGAGGTGCTCAAGGGCACCGAGGTCACGCTCGACCAGATCTACATGAACATCCCCGCCCACCAGCTCCTCTACGTGGCCATGATCCTGTTCGCGCTCGTGGCCGGCCTCACCACGCTGCTGCTGGGCAGCCCGGTGCTGGGCCTCGTCTTCGGCGTGGTGGCCTTCGCCTCGCCGCGCCTGCTGGCCGGCTACCTCAAGCGGCGGCGCGACCACCGCTTCGGCGTGCAGCTCGTGGACGCCCTGATGAACATCTCGAACGCGCTCCGCAGCGGCTTCAGCCTGCCCCAGGCCTTCGAGCTCATCCAGCGCGAGATGGACAACCCGATCGCCCAGGAGTTCCGTCTGCTCAACCAGGAAACCCGCGTGGGCGTGCCCCTCGAGCAGGCCCTCGAGCACATGCTCGAGCGCATGCCGTCGGACGACCTGGACCTCGTGGTCACGGCGATCCTGGTGTCGGCCGAGGTGGGCGGCAGCCTGGCCGAGGTGATGGACAACATCTCGAAGACCATCCGCGAGCGGCACCAGATCGAGGGCAAGGTGCGCGCCCTCACCTCGCAGGGCCGCATGCAGGCCGTCATCCTGGGCCTCGTGCCCATCCTGCTCGCCTTCGTCATCAACTGGCTCAACCCCGGCCTCTTCGAACCCATGGTGCGCACCTGGTACGGCTGGGGCCTCTTCGCCATCATCGGCCTCCTCGAGGTCCTGGGCATGCTCGTGGTGCGCAAGATCGTGACCATTGACGTCTGAGGAACCGGCATGCAACTCACCCCGGACGACCTTCAGCGCATCTTCCTCTACCTGTGCTCGTTCCTCAGCGTCGCCGCCTTCGTCTGGTGGGTCCACGCGGTCTACACGCAGATCCAGGCCAAGACGGCCCTGGGCGAGGAACGCAAGGAGGCGATCGGCTCGTTCCTCTTCCTGCTCCTCGCCCCCACGGCCAACGCGCTGGGCCGCTGGCTCGGCCCCAAGCTGGACCGCCTGGAGGCGGAGGCCGCCGCCAGCGGGCACGCAGCCTTCCCGGTGGCCCTGCGCCGCAAGGCCGAGAGCATGCTCACCGGCGCCGGGCGGCCCCACGGTCTCGCCCCCAACGAGTTCATGGGCCTCTGGGCCCTCAGCCGCCTCCTCGGCTTCGGCTTCGGCATGATCCTCTACGCCATGCTGCTCCAGCGCTGGACCGGGGCGCCCCCCATCGTGCTGATCCCCTTCTTCGCGATCCTGGCCATCATGCCCGAGCTGCTCGGCCTGTGGACCGTGCTCGGCATCATCGCCGTCATGCTCAGCCTCGCCTACTACGTCATCGTGTCGTACTACTGGCCCGGCACCCTGCCCGCCCTCGTCCTGCCGTTCGTCCTCCTCGGCTACCTGATGCCCTGGATCTGGCTGCGCGACCGCGAGCGCGCGCGCAAGAAGGCCATCCGCAAGGACCTGCCCTACGCCCTCGACCTGCTGACGCTGTCGGTGGAGGCCGGCCTGGACTTCACGGCGGCCCTGGCCCGCATCGTGCGGCGCCGCCCCGGCCGCCCGCTGAGCCAGGAGCTGGGCGAAACGCTCCGCCAGATCCAGATCGGCGTGCCCCGCGCCGCGGCGCTCCGCGACCTCAACGAGCGCGTGCACATGGAGGAGATCTTCTCGGTCACCAGCGCCCTCATCCAGGCCGACGAGCTGGGCGCCAGCCTCGGCCCCATCTTGCGGGTGCAGGCCGACACCTTCCGCGTGCGCCGCGCCCAGGCCGCCGAGAAGCAGGCCATGGAGGCCCCCGTCAAGCTCCTCTTCCCGCTCATCTGCTTCTTCTTCCC
It encodes:
- a CDS encoding type II secretion system F family protein, with translation MPTAAQIPVPIIEFAAFGAAALLVAVMADIIQGAWQRYEAEVLKGTEVTLDQIYMNIPAHQLLYVAMILFALVAGLTTLLLGSPVLGLVFGVVAFASPRLLAGYLKRRRDHRFGVQLVDALMNISNALRSGFSLPQAFELIQREMDNPIAQEFRLLNQETRVGVPLEQALEHMLERMPSDDLDLVVTAILVSAEVGGSLAEVMDNISKTIRERHQIEGKVRALTSQGRMQAVILGLVPILLAFVINWLNPGLFEPMVRTWYGWGLFAIIGLLEVLGMLVVRKIVTIDV
- a CDS encoding type II secretion system F family protein, which codes for MQLTPDDLQRIFLYLCSFLSVAAFVWWVHAVYTQIQAKTALGEERKEAIGSFLFLLLAPTANALGRWLGPKLDRLEAEAAASGHAAFPVALRRKAESMLTGAGRPHGLAPNEFMGLWALSRLLGFGFGMILYAMLLQRWTGAPPIVLIPFFAILAIMPELLGLWTVLGIIAVMLSLAYYVIVSYYWPGTLPALVLPFVLLGYLMPWIWLRDRERARKKAIRKDLPYALDLLTLSVEAGLDFTAALARIVRRRPGRPLSQELGETLRQIQIGVPRAAALRDLNERVHMEEIFSVTSALIQADELGASLGPILRVQADTFRVRRAQAAEKQAMEAPVKLLFPLICFFFPATFIVIFGPIFIRFVIGTE